The Montipora foliosa isolate CH-2021 chromosome 1, ASM3666993v2, whole genome shotgun sequence genome has a window encoding:
- the LOC138005998 gene encoding TBC1 domain family member 9-like, protein MWIKPEEVLLANALWATERANPYFVLQRRKGHGGGGLTSLLIGTLDNVLDTKPAPFRILLQLPSSDISYVIANAACFQDIEADWNWLAKYLLETLVTIESEEDIREFVKAKIESLVAHLAADQDVVAETETSRFKSAAIRFHRIFNMPPDEKLVNYYSCSYWKGRVPRQGWLYLSVNYMCFYSFLMGKEARLVIRWLDVVSLERSSSMLFTDGIKVTTREGEFSFSLLLHITETFGLMEQLANLAMRQLLSEEGYEEDKTLPVLTKNRGKSVRKVPSLKRDLDARAQSEFYRNLFRLPVEEKLDGHCECTLWSPHEKCHEWGTLYCSPNYLCFNSKVRQLLSVVIPMREISVVEKMDTSALIPNALHITTKSKASFLFTSLRDRDYLTGLISDFLAKTPEPKSNDKDEWSFSTSPQKKQPSFQPPLTSVFSSTPADHVNAKESIKEHLWRLHFAEYGRGVCMYRTVKTHDLILKGVPDSLRAEVWLIFSGAINQIQTHPGYYASLVDECDGKNTLATEEIERDLHRSLPEHPAYQSEVGIAALRRVLTAYAWRNPSIGYCQAMNIVASVLLLYCTEEEAFWLLVAVCERLLPDYYNTRVVGALVDQGVFEDLTRDHLPELYDHLMELGILSMISLSWFLTLFLSVMPFSSAVSIMDCFFFDGTKVLFQIGLATLDTNRNKLLAVRDDGEAMTVLGNYLEHVTNRDSTMVAANQGGSSRNSGVPSTGSTVDVANLILESYQKFGFITAETIDSVRNAQRLKVIQGLEDSMRRNAVRSIAVETSLFGQKELEQLYAVFKAGHLLTRNHGDPESKDTPPSFPLVQQQCIDCERFKPLFECLTNWGTGESGQILAQRAFKVIDEDGDGLISFREFAQGLGIICKGETQDRMLFMYRMHVPPAIYDEPSDISDTESVDSCAELNENGCTEELTSQSCEGPQSRDQSRSHDVYVTEEVPISVSPRARELHERTINENTEGSEKRVTEIPSMSQEHFIMLWKTLYSLFRELPNEQEMYQSIASVGNMLLKLGEFAKEMDTNVEKTDDQQTKGIMDPLHAAELESSTSDAADLLAGASGVTVSTQLGSSSLVKEALIDAAKSSESSLSSPVRSSNGEDFILVESDGEFSTPEKVPSETNTTHDTLHEVYNKLNLSDQSSFFGQSGVSSFFENRTSNREDFHLPLRIPKQDDQLIDDLTNQSSDSPSAGTEHFAQSSNEFASGILHMDQPIERPPSGALDLEWSICFEQFLASMLTEPYLVHYFEETIDVSQRLKQMKTEGLGSFRNASRTSLLSAEKVSSQKS, encoded by the exons ATGTGGATTAAGCCAGAAGAAGTTCTTCTCGCCAATGCTCTTTG GGCAACTGAACGGGCGAATCCGTACTTTGTCCTTCAGCGTAGAAAAGGCCATGGTGGCGGAGGATTAACTTCTCTTTTGATCGGGACGTTAGATAATGTTTTGGATACGAAG cCTGCACCGTTTCGCATACTTCTACAACTGCCCAGCTCTGATATAAGTTATG TGATTGCAAATGCAGCATGCTTTCAGGATATAGAGGCAGACTGGAACTGGCTGGCAAAATATTTATTGGAGACTTTAG TAACCATTGAAAGTGAGGAAGACATCAGAGAATTTGTGAAAGCAAAGATTGAGAGTCTGGTAGCCCATCTTGCTGCTGATCAAGATGTTGTGGCAGAAACAGAAACCAGTAGATTCAAATCAGCAGCTATTAGATTTCACAGAATTTTTAACATGCCACCTGATGAAAAACTTGTTaact ATTACTCCTGCAGTTACTGGAAGGGACGAGTTCCACGGCAAGGCTGGCTCTACCTGTCCGTTAACTACATGTGTTTTTATTCATTCTTGATGGGAAAAGAAGCACGACTTGTCATTAGATGGCTTGATGTTGTG TCTCTGGAAAGAAGCAGTAGTATGTTGTTTACTGATGGAATAAAGGTTACAACCAGAGAGGGAGAG tttagtttCTCTCTGCTGCTACATATAACAGAAACCTTTGGACTCATGGAGCAGTTAGCCAACCTGGCCATGCGACA GCTTCTTTCAGAGGAAGGTTATGAAGAAGATAAAACACTACCTGTACTGACCAA AAACCGAGGTAAATCAGTTAGAAAGGTGCCATCACTCAAAAGAGACTTGGATGCCCGAGCACAAAGTGAATTCTACag AAACTTGTTTCGCCTTCCAGTTGAAGAGAAACTTGATGGCCATTGTGAATGCACGCTATGGAGTCCCCACGAAAAATGCCATGAATGGGGAACTCTTTACTGTTCTCCAAACTACTTGTGCTTTAACAGCAAG GTGCGACAGCTTCTTTCTGTGGTGATTCCAATGCGTGAGATTTCTGTTGTTGAAAAAATGGACACTTCAGCTTTAATACCAAATGCTCTACACATCACAACCAAGTCAAAG GCCAGTTTTTTATTCACCTCTCTGCGTGACCGTGATTACTTGACAGGGTTAATATCAGACTTTCTTGCAAAAACCCCTGAACCAAA ATCGAATGATAAAGATGAATGGAGTTTTAGCACCAGCCCTCAGAAGAAACAGCCATCATTTCAGCCTCCTCTAACCAGTGTGTTTTCAAGCACACCTGCTGATCACGTTAATGCCAAAGAATCTATCAAAGAGCATTTGTGGAGACTTCACTTTGCAGAGTATGGAAG AGGTGTGTGCATGTATCGCACTGTCAAGACTCATGACCTTATACTTAAAGGAGTTCCGGACAGCTTAAGAGCAGAAGTCTGGCTTATATTTTCTGGTGCTATCAATCAG ATTCAAACACACCCTGGCTACTATGCGAGCTTAGTTGATGAATGTGATGGGAAAAACACACTAGCAACAGAGGAAATTGAAAGAGACCTGCACAG ATCACTTCCTGAGCACCCTGCATATCAGTCTGAAGTAGGAATAGCAGCTTTGAGAAGAGTTTTAACAGCTTATGCGTGGAGGAATCCCAGCATAG GGTATTGTCAAGCAATGAACATTGTTGCATCAGTGCTGTTGTTGTACTGTACAGAAGAGGAGGCCTTCTGGTTGCTGGTGGCTGTGTGTGAGCGTCTCTTACCCGATTATTACAACACTCGGGTTGTGGGAGCTCTGGTTGATCAAG GTGTATTTGAGGACCTCACCCGTGATCATTTACCAGAATTGTACGATCATCTAATGGAACTTGGAATACTCAGTATGATATCTTTATCCTGGTTTTTAACGCTTTTTCTCAG TGTCATGCCGTTTTCCAGTGCTGTTAGCATCATGGATTGTTTCTTCTTTGATGGTACTAAG GTGCTCTTCCAGATTGGTCTTGCTACGCTGGATACCAACAGAAACAAGCTATTAGCTGTTCGAGATGATGGTGAAGCAATGACTGTTCTGGGAAATTACCTTGAGCACGTAACTAACAGGGACTCTACAATGGTGGCTGCTAATCAAGGAGGATCAAGCAGGAATAGTGGAGTTCCTTCCACTGGG AGCACAGTGGATGTAGCGAACCTTATCCTAGAATCTTACCAGAAATTTGGCTTCATCACAGCCGAGACTATCGACTCCGTGAGAAACGCGCAAAGATTAAAAGTTATACAG GGTCTTGAGGACAGCATGCGAAGAAATGCCGTACGCTCTATTGCCGTGGAGACAAGCTTATTTGGACAAAAAGAGCTCGAACAGTTGTATGCTGTATTTAAG GCAGGGCATCTCCTGACGCGAAATCATGGCGACCCAGAGTCCAAGGATACACCACCCAGTTTTCCTCTGGTGCAACAGCAATGTATTGATTGCGAGAGATTCAAACCTCTTTTTGAGTGCTTGACCAACTGGGGGACTGGGGAGAGTGGACAGATCTTGGCCCAAAGGGCATTCAAG GTGATCGATGAGGATGGAGATGGTCTGATTAGCTTTCGAGAGTTCGCTCAAGGCCTCGGTATCATCTGCAAAGGAGAAACGCAAGATCGTATGCTATTCATGTACAGAATGCACGTTCCTCCGGCAATTTACGACGAACCTTCAGATATCAGTGATACTGAATCAGTTGACAGCTGTGCAGAGCTGAACGAGAATGGCTGCACTGAGGAGTTGACGTCACAGTCGTGTGAAGGACCACAGTCACGTGACCAGTCACGGTCACATGATGTGTACGTAACAGAGGAGGTACCGATCAGTGTTTCACCGCGGGCGCGTGAACTACACGAAAGAACGATCAACGAAAACACTGAAGGCAGCGAGAAGAGAGTCACGGAAATTCCATCGATGAGTCAG GAACATTTCATTATGTTGTGGAAAACGTTATACTCGCTTTTTCGTGAGCTACCAAATGAGCAGGAAATGTACCAATCCATTGCATCAGTCGGAAACATGCTACTAAAACTGGGTGAATTCGCTAAAGAGATGGACACCAATGTTGAGAAAACCGATGACCAACAAACCAAAGGAATCATGGATCCACTTCATGCAGCAGAATTGGAATCATCCACATCAGACGCTGCGGATCTTTTAGCTGGGGCAAGTGGAGTAACAGTCTCGACACAGCTTGGATCGTCTTCCTTAGTGAAAGAGGCACTCATTGATGCAGCAAAGAGCAGCGAATCCTCTCTCAGTAGTCCAGTCAGGAGCTCAAATGGAGAAGATTTCATTCTTGTAGAGAGTGATGGAGAATTTAGTACACCCGAGAAAGTCCCTTCTGAGACGAACACAACACACGATACTTTACATGAagtttacaacaaactaaacctTAGCGATCAGTCATCCTTCTTCGGCCAATCAGGAGTGTcatctttttttgaaaatagAACATCCAATCGAGAAGACTTCCATTTACCATTACGTATCCCAAAACAAGATGACCAACTCATTGACGATCTGACGAACCAATCAAGTGACAGCCCCTCTGCAGGGACAGAACACTTTGCCCAGTCATCTAACGAATTTGCATCCGGAATATTGCATATGGACCAACCAATTGAAAGGCCACCGTCGGGCGCTCTGGACCTTGAGTGGTcaatttgttttgaacaatttttGGCCTCCATGCTGACGGAACCGTATCTTGTTCATTATTTTGAGGAAACAATTGACGTTAGTCAACGTCTTAAGCAAATGAAAACAGAGGGACTTGGAAGCTTTCGAAATGCTTCCAGGACAAGTTTACTTTCTGCAGAAAAGGTATCATCCCAGAAATCGTGA
- the LOC137980503 gene encoding uncharacterized protein, whose translation MKTVIFLFFIVASVPLLCEENSLVGFRLFYKHSKGSFFLIGKSQTFDVITAILCFTPCVLQTILAFDKWKNKVIRFYREYRGRYGPNSFSIIRRKESNIQGIMLRRRNNDIPVTAARGTLFRLKGSTLEMLIWFILHEQVRVNLRLLRLFPINHARPVYTVEEILQGNREELRTLQRFIFKHYGSGQDVKRRRPPRLPKEAERKALSSHNGKGIKITVQAIANNNEATASSKIGSKHGELASKTSVAAELSRGEANGNELAALCATGDDCESPYEPANAVRKALTIVFSRVESRVRAAAGNSCDKRALRQNGGKNDEKSVDQMKQMITLMFDPPNVTRGRFDGDESFVDRKFKKCAERMAETQCLVDDDVVQEKFVEERLLHSKDESDDASDTLKAYYGMAGSFTKATCAESFQQMKRKENFAYDITPEEWKSLEQIFRNESSGKSCSYCFEIEFIQDSRHRIHDPAKILDPLCSSYQHKVELMFTNLKNRAKCFSGWNFSTITFGSGAAALVIFIVCRCI comes from the exons ATGAAAACGgtgattttccttttctttattgTGGCGTCTGTACCACTGTTATGCGAGGAAAACTCTTTGGTCGGATTTAGACTATTTTACAAACATTCAAAAG GTTCATTCTTCTTGATCGGAAAATCTCAGACATTTGATGTCATTACCGCTATCTTGTGTTTCACGCCCTGCGTATTGCAAACGATTCTAGCTTTCGACAAGTGGAAAAACAAAGTCATTCGTTTTTACAGAGAGTACAGAGGAAGATATGGACCCAACAGTTTCAGTATCATCAGAAGAAAAG AATCAAACATCCAGGGAATAATGTTGAGGAGAAGAAACAACGATATTCCAGTAACTGCAGCGAGAGGGACTTTATTCAGGCTAAAGGGCTCAACCCTTGAGATGTTAATTTGGTTTATTCTACACGAACAAG TTCGCGTGAATCTGCGCCTGCTTCGGTTGTTTCCAATAAATCACGCTAGGCCTGTGTACACAGTTGAAGAGATCTTACAAGGAAACAGAGAGGAGTTAAGAACATTACAGAGGTTCATTTTTAAGCATTATG GTTCTGGACAGGATGTCAAGAGAAGACGTCCTCCCAGACTTCCCAAGGAAGCGGAAAGGAAAGCATTGAGCAGTCACAACGGGAAGGGAATAAAGATTACTGTTCAGGCAATAGCTAATAATAACGAGGCGACTGCTAGCTCTAAAATTGGATCGAAGCACGGCGAGCTCGCGAGCAAGACCAGTGTTGCGGCTGAGTTAAGCAGAGGCGAGGCAAATGGGAACGAACTTGCTGCGTTATGTGCTACTGGGGACGACTGTGAAAGTCCATATGAGCCGGCAAATGCAGTGCGGAAAGCCCTCACAATCGTCTTCTCTAGAGTTGAAAGCCGAGTCAGAGCTGCAGCCGGAAATAGTTGCGATAAAAGAGCTCTGCGACAGAATGGTGGAAAGAATGACGAGAAAAGCGTGGATCAAATGAAGCAAATGATTACATTAATGTTTGATCCACCAAACGTTACAAGAGGAAGATTTGACGGCGATGAGAGCTTTGTGGAtcgaaaatttaaaaagtgcGCTGAAAGGATGGCGGAAACGCAGTGTTTAGTTGATGACGATGTCGTGCAAGAGAAATTTGTAGAGGAAAGACTGTTGCATTCGAAAGATGAGAGCGACGACGCGAGCGATACTCTTAAAGCATATTACGGGATGGCGGGTAGCTTCACAAAAGCTACATGCGCGGAGTCTTTTcaacaaatgaaaagaaaagaaaacttcgCTTATGACATCACTCCCGAGGAATGGAAGTCACTGGAACAGATTTTCAGAAATGAAAGCAGTGGTAAGAGTTGCTCTTACTGCTTTGAAATTGAATTCATTCAAGACTCAAGACACAGGATACATGATCCGGCAAAGATACTTGACCCGCTCTGTTCTTCTTACCAGCACAAGGTAGAGCTCATgttcacaaatttgaaaaacagaGCTAAATGCTTCAGTGGATGGAATTTTTCAACGATCACGTTTGGAAGCGGCGCGGCAGCGTTGGTCATATTTATTGTATGCAGATGCATTTG a